gctgggagaTGACTAGAGGAAAAAGGTAGAGATGTACCAACATGGATGCGTCAATTCAAGAAACTTTATACATCTCATGGAAAGGGTAACTAAAATGTTCAAGGGGTGAGGGCagcaaagaagaaagacattATCAATGTAGCATGAGAAaagaatttattaattaaatcttTAAAGAAAGCTATCCCTGGAAGttctaagataaataaataaaaagaaatgtgaatgcCTCCCCCCTCTCCTCAACTTCTAAAGATACACGTTGGAATGAAAACATAAACAGGTTCAAGTTTATGGATATATTCATAGATGGTAGCATCTATTGGTTAGGCAGCCCCATCTACCTTCAGTCACTGAGAACATTAAGAATATAACCATTTACTCCTAGAAAATGTTTCATAGTGCttcaaaggcagaaaataaaattgtattaaacATGTAATGTTTAAAAACTACCATATTTTGGGGTGAGAAAATACATCTTGGAAAGGCAAGTTATATGAGTTTTACacattccttattttaaaatttgagcaaCAGGCTTTTTTGACATACTTTAATACAGTAGTTCTGCCTTATCTGtgggggatatgttccaagaccccagtACATGCCTGAAACCCCAGTGCAAACCAAACCGTATATATCCTGTTTTGTTCTTAAGGTAGATCATAGTAACCTCAGCatagaattttttcctttccttactaAGTCAAAAACTTAAACTTTTCACTTAAGGGACACATTTTATGACTTCTCTTTCGCATATCCAAATTGCCTACCTTACTACTATTTTGTTTTGTGGCCTGAGGTAAAATAAGGATTACTTCCACAAAGACACCATGATAGTGGATTCACTGATCCTGAAAGGGCTACTAAGTTACTGTAGAGGACATACAATGTGGATATGCTGGGTAAAGATGATCGAGATTCTGTATAGGATCGAGCAGGACAGCATGAGATTTTATCATGCTAATCAGAATGGTGTGCAATAAGATTTTTCAATcatttacttctggaattttccatttaatatccTCAGACTGCAGTTGACCACAAGTAATATAATCGAGGAAAGTAAAACTATAAAGAGACTATAATGTTTTGGGGCCTTAAGCAAAAACCTACTCCCACAATTGATTCATTTTCTACAATTGTCACCAATTCTAACAGCTATTGAGAAAGataataaacagatttttttaaaaaggtcattaAGAAATGGATATATCATTTAGTCTCCATGAGGAGAGACAGCTTCAAATACCTAGAGGGCAGTCAGGCAATGCAAACTATCCAGGTATAAGAAAAAACAGGGGTGCAAGCACAATGGTAAATGATGGGTGCTACTTGCCACTATAATGGGGAAGTGACACTGGAGAACCTGGCAAACAGAGTACCTTCCTAAAGGTGAATCGGATGTATTTTGCAACATAGGACTAGTTCAGGGGTGGCATATATCCCActtttgggaaaataaaacttgaaaaccTGTTTTTAGGTGGTATTTCTGAATCGAGAGATTGGTCtgtcattaaattaaaattattagcaTGAGCCAAACAAACTAGACCTGGGGTAGCCAATGTGGGACATCTGATCTAAGGAAACATAATACATATGgagacatacatacatacatataatctGGAAAATAGACAACCCCAATCACACTCTGtatgtttaaatttctttaaattctctATTCCCACCCCAATTCCCCTCCCCCTTGCAAAATAAATTTCCCCAGAACTCCCTTCTTGAGTTTCCActgaatgtatacatatatctatacaGATATACATCTTTTATATCTATAGatgcatttaatcctcataatttGTAAGGCACATCCAATTACTTTCTTCAGTTTAGGACCCAAGTCAGAGAGATGAATTTACTATTACCAAAGTAGAGTCCAAATTTGAATCAGGAAGTCTGGTTCCCTTTTGtgacaaacattaaaaaaatacaaattagaaaatgttaccattttctattttcagtaaATATGAACAACTATTTCAGTGGCCTCAGCTTATAGCTTTGTTacttaggattgaactcaggggcactctatcactgagctacatcccaagctgtaattttccattttgggacagttttactaaattgctgaggttagcttttaacttggaattcttctgccctcagtctcctgagtcactgggattacaggcctatgccattGTGCTTGGCTGTTTTTAAGAACAAACCATCCGTTAGTTGCAGAGCCCAGGTGTTTCTCCCAGAGATGAACCTACAATGCTCCTCACTCAGTCCCAGAAACAATCTCAACTTGTTTGTAGACCTCAGAGATTTTTTTCTGAGCCTGTCTTTCCTGCCACCTTTATCTGAAGGTAAACACAACCAGTCAGTTTATTGTACACTGGCATCCCGCCACCCTGTTAATTTGTTTATCTACCCAGACTCACCTGACTGTAGCTACAAGCTatataagaaacaaaaggaagaccGGAGGTATGGAGAGGCAGCAGGATTAAGGACCAACATAACTCCTTTCtagtctttccttcctctctccctccccttcccaacCAAGCCCTATTTATCTTACTATCCTTATCAGTCCTGTAGTTTATAGGACTATCCCACACCAAAAGACAGGTTGACTGTAAAGATCTGAGTGGTCCTATTACATTGGTTCTGAATTTAACTGCCATCCGTGGAACCCTTTTATTATTCATGGTAAGCCTGCTGATATACTCATTTTACTTGGCACAGCCTTCTGATAACTTACTTGCATGGAACTTTGGGCTTTTAATAACCAAGTAACATGCTCAATGACAAGACAAGTTTCCTTAGGTAGGCAAATTCTTATAGGTAATAATGGTTTGATTTCcagaaattaatttgtaaatcaCCTTGGAGCTGGATCATTTCCTCTTAAAATGTTGgctttttaaatcatgaaatggATGCAGTGAAACACAATAAAAAGTAGCATACAAAGTATATATGCAATACTATTAGCCAAACAAAATACACAGAACAAGAAATTTTATTATCTCCAATGCTGGTGCATAAGGAATAACAAGTTTAAttagaggaggagacagagggaaACTTCAGATACTGAGGTGAATTTCTGGGCAGGTTTAAAACCTTCAAAGGTTGACAGCATAATTATGCATATAGTCTTTTTAAAGATAGAGGGCTTTCCTTTCACTTGACAATTTTCATCAACAGTTGTTACAATATGACGTTCAACAGTCTTTCACCTGTCAAgttaaatgaaaaacagcaaagcaAAACTTCCCTAGTATATAAGGGTATTAGAAATAAGTTGACTTTTTTGtactttcatatacattttaatgtCTAAATTTGAAACTTTGTAAAAAGACattaatttttgattttaaaagtcatGACAATGGATTTTCCTGAATTATTGATCATAGCTTTATAAATGATCAGAATACATGTACAAAATTTTTGATGCTCTTGGAAACATTTTAAGATATAGCACATGTGATACATATAATTCACTAATCCTTTTGTAAATGAATACTCAATTCATCTCACACTGCAAATTTAGCCTTTGATAACCATGACTTGGCTAGATCACGAAGTAGAATTTTGAGTTTCTCAACAGGTTTTCAGTCCAAATAACTCAAGATATcttatgtatgtttttttttttcctcctataatTCCTATCAGTGGGCTTTTGTATCAGCAGTTTGTCTTGGTCATGATTTACTCTTGTAAAACCATCTTTACAGCCTAACAGAAAGATATCTTCCCCAATGGAAGGAAAATAATCTTGATCAATAACAAAGTCAAAGCCATAGGTATTTCAGGACTTTCttggaaaacacattttcaaCAGTCTTAAGACCGCCTTTTCTTtcatgattcttttccttttcacaacTGTGCAATCACTGTCCTACTGTCCtttattctgaaaaacaaaaaccaacttttttttttcaaagatcaaGTTTTTCATTGGCACAGATCTATTTGAAATGAACCCAAAGAACAGCGGAAAGTTGGGTCTCTCCTCAAGTAGTTTCCCCCTCTTATCAGCATTTAACTACTCTCTATCAATAATCTCATCACAACCGAGTTCTTCGGTCAGACGATTGACCACCATAAGTGAAAAAAGCTCTTCGATAAAAGCTAACTGATCAAACGGGGTCTTCTCATAATGCATCTGAAACCCGCCATCCAGGGCTGCTTCTCTTGCTCGGGATGTTCTCAGAAACATCTTGTTGGCTTCTTCAAGGGCGGCTGACACTCTGTAGCCCGCCCCACTCAGCTGCTCCTCTTCGGGATAGTCGTAGTCGTCCTCCCAGTCATCAAATTCCTCGCCCTCGTCCTCGCTCTCGAAGTCTGGGCCCGCGATCTGGCCCGGCTGTTCCCCAGGGTTGGGCCGGATAGCCAGGCCGCGTTTCCACTTTGGCGCCGCCATTGGCTGGGCCTCCTCCGCCTCCATTGGGCCTTCCTCCTCCAGCTGTGGCGGGGCCCCGTTGCGGGAGGGGCTCAAGGATGGCTCCCGGTTCCCGCTGCCTACCTCCATCTGCGGAAGGTCACCCTCGCCAAGCATCACATCCATCTGTAGGTCATTGCTCTCTTCATACAGCTCGGACAGCTCTGCCATTTCCGACATTGTTGAAACCGCTCAGTCTTGCAAAGGGCTTTCAGCAAATTAGAAGATGCGCGGCCGTGGGGTTGTGCGCCTGCGCAAACGCTGCGCTTGCGTAATTCCATGCGCACGCGCGTTGCCTCACGACGCATCCTGTTATGCGCGCAACTGTGGTGGGAGTCGCTCTTGTTCCTCAGGGAATGTTAGCGTGGCCGGGCAGGTTCTGTTTTGACCGTCTGAACTCTGCGTAGAGACTGTATCCAAGAGCATCACGTAGTCTTTGCGTTGCCTAACCGTATTTCTGCTTGTGATGCTGTAAAATACGTGGCCTCGGTAGCAGCACTTCAGAATCCCAGcccactccctccctctccctccccgcTGGCAGTCGAATCGAACCTTTAATTACCTTTTATCTATGCTTAAATGATTCTTGCGTCCACGTCGCCGAACCAGACAATATCTGCAACCACAGGGCAACATATTAACAAATGACCCAGTCTGctcttttttgtcatttaaaaagttaaattagcAAGTAACatactattcttttaaaaaatctgcaaagAAATGCTTGGTCCTATATCTTCTCCCAGGAGCTACCTTTTCACGTTTATCAATTTGGTGCTTAGTTTTtaagacacccccccccccccattttgtATTTACATGAATCTTCACGTAACTTGTAGAAAAAATAGGTTttgtggattttttgtttgtattgtaACCTGACTttaatttaaagggaaaataagtcacaaaaatgtcatgaagatttaacttttttttcaattatgtAAATATACTGTAGTTGATCTTACGGACAGATAAtctgtgggtttttttcctttcttttgtttatttttatgtggtgctaggcaagtgctgtaccactgagccacaacgccagctgtgtgtgtgtgtgtgtgtgtgtgtgtgtgtgtgttttgatgtTATAAACAATGGCTAAATGAACATTCACATGTGCcaatgtttttctaaaataaatacctaaaagtGGAAAGGTGGAATCGTAGGGTATACATATGTCAGTTTAAATACAGCCTGTCGAATTTCTCTCTGAAGTTGCTctacaaatttgaagccagtgtGTTTGAGACTATCCACAGCCTTTGCACAATATGATTTTGTTGGACTTCAAGGATTTTATCAGCTTAATGGTTTCCTGTCTTATTCTTCATGGCATTAGTTTCTTGGAGTTTGGTTATATTTCAGTATTGTTTTAGCTTTTTCGCTGccatgactaaatgatctgaccagcaaactgtagaggaggaaaagtttatttagtgctcatggtttcagaggtcttagtccttagaAGGCCGGTTCCATACCACAGGAGacggtggagggaagcagctcacatcatggtgatcaagaagcacagagagaatCTGCTAgtcagatacaaatgtatacccaTAGCTACGCCCCAattcacacctcctccagccacaccctaccacacCGGTTACTACTCAgtcaatccctatcagaggattaaatcactgattggatcaAGATTCTCACAACGCAGACATTtgtcctctgaactttcttgcactgtttcgcatgtgagcttttgggggacacctcatatccaaactataacaagtaTGATTTATTTAACATTTGTGTTCCCTCTGTGAATTAactgatcttctttttcttattgaattatGAGAATTCCTTATTAATTCTGCATGTGaatactttgttttttcatttttcgAAATACATTCTCTGACTCCTGTTTGTCTCGTTTAAGGGGTCTTGTATAAAAagtcttaaatttagtctttaaTCAAGTTTAAGCTTTTTTTTACGtatatctttttcttcctgacttTTTCACACTTCAGTAATGTGTATGCTCTTTGATAAGGAAAATCTTgtttttgctctttaaaaaaattgtgttagCTCTTCTTGCACATTTATTCTACCTATGAGTTTTAGAAGCAGCCTAAATGTCTTTTTATAGTTCTACTATCTGATGAGGGAATTTTTATGtacttgttctttaaaaaatggtttaagCTGTTTTTCCACATTTATTCTTCCATATTAATTTAGAAGCAGCTTGAAAAGTTCCTTTAATGACAGTGGTAGCATATTTTTAGTATTAGATGGGATTTATGGCttaatttaaggaagaaaattgaCATCTTTATGTTATCTTTTCATCTATAAGGTGATATGCATATTTCTACTTATTCAAATATTATACCCTTCAACAAAGTTTCTAAAAAGATTTACATGATTCTTattagttttataaataattacaCCATTGTGTAAAACGTTCCTCTGACTTTGTCCCCTAGATAGTGTCTAATCACCTGTTGCTGATACATGGTAATGACATtgatctttgtatattttttgtttttagtgaaatctaaatatagaaaagagaataaataattatGTAACTTATAAAATGAGCATATTTGTGTAACCACTACCCAGGTCATTTGGACCATCCCAGAAAACCACTTGCCCCCTCTTCCTGTGCTTCAGAAATAACCACTATCCTGACTGCAAAAACAATAAGATAATTTGGTCTATTTTtgaacttaaataaattaaatcatgcaatatatattttttgtgtttgaattcttttgtttaaCAAACACATCATTACTATGTAGTAGTCTTTTGTTTGAATATCACAGTGGTCATCATTGGAATTGTTTCAGTTTAGGGTTATTATAAACAGGGAAGTTATTATCTTTCTTGAGGTTATCTTTTGTTGCACATATTTACTCAATTCTATTGGATATATGTCTAGGAGTAGAATTAGTTATATATATGTCATTGTAATAGAGTCTGTCACACACAGTTCTGAAAACAGGATTAGTCAACAGTGTATAATTGGTATTTTAATGAACCTTAAAAACAGTGTAGCAAATTATCTCTTTAAATTGGTCATTTTACTGTGGTTTCCAAACCAGCAAACAAACTAGAATCTCAAGTAAAAGGGACAATCTTCTTGACTTACTAATGCAGTTCACTTGTCTAGTCTTACTTGATGTTAGCAGTCTTAATATTCTTAGTACATATCCACTTGATGGCAAATTCAAActatgcaaaaaataataaatagaaacatatgtaaaaatataaatggaaggGAGAAAATATATTGGTCAAAGTGATGGAACAAATGTTCCCATCagactttttcctgtttttaactCTCAGCTGTATCTCCAGAGGGAAACTTTGGAGTCCAGCAGGCTTTTCCCTCATAGCAAAAGATGATCCTCGGAAACCTAGGGCTTACAAGATCCTTAAAGCCAGAGAAAGATGCATTTTATTATCCATTTCAGTTCCTTCCAGAAAGGTTGATTGCCTTTATATCCAGAGAGATGGTATTTTCTGATTGGATAGACATGAATCACATGTCCAGCTAGGTGGGGAGGGGCAGTGAGATGGGCATTTCAAATCCACCTGAACCTTATGGTTTCAGTTAGATTATGGGGGtgggtggctcagtggcagagcatgtacTTAACATATACAAGGTCCTGagtccaattcccagtacaaaaaacaataaaaaaaaggattattttggAATATGGGTGGGGTGGTTTCCAAAGGAGTGCTAAAAAggtgaaaacaaaacagatataTGTATGTCCATTTCTATTAGACTATACATAACTAGGAATAATAATTTATAGGATTATACATGTTTAATTTGCTTATCTTTCAGATTATTGCAAATCATCATATGCAGTCAATTTCATTTGCTTCTGGAGGGGATCCGGTAAGTATGGATTCATAAAAGTTATTTCAGGAGTTAAAAGAACTTTCAAGTAAAGCCTGTTAGCCACTATATGTCTTTTCCAAATATCTTATTATGTTTTGTTAATAACTACATGTAACAAGTAATAAAATTTGACTCGGGCAAAATATTTTgtcactgaatttaaaaatatttggattagTAGATGAGCTCACAGTACTTCATTGTGTCATTAACCATGGAGTTGTCATCTGTAAAGCTTCTTGTTGAAAGCATCCAAGACTATGAAAAGCAAGTATGTCTGTTATACATGTGTTGCCACTCCTCTCTCAGAATTCTTCTCAACACAAAGTTCCAGGCAGGCTAATTAATTGGACTTAGTATATGAAGGAAGCCTATTTGCCGTCCTGGCTATCAAGTAAGGCTTACTCTAGAATGGTTTTGCAAAAACCCATGGAGGAAAAGCTTAACTGGGCAGAGAGAACTTATAATTCTGCTCT
The Sciurus carolinensis chromosome 2, mSciCar1.2, whole genome shotgun sequence DNA segment above includes these coding regions:
- the Eid1 gene encoding EP300-interacting inhibitor of differentiation 1, which gives rise to MSEMAELSELYEESNDLQMDVMLGEGDLPQMEVGSGNREPSLSPSRNGAPPQLEEEGPMEAEEAQPMAAPKWKRGLAIRPNPGEQPGQIAGPDFESEDEGEEFDDWEDDYDYPEEEQLSGAGYRVSAALEEANKMFLRTSRAREAALDGGFQMHYEKTPFDQLAFIEELFSLMVVNRLTEELGCDEIIDRE